The Candidatus Hydrogenedens sp. genome includes a window with the following:
- a CDS encoding SPOR domain-containing protein, with the protein MPDFNQIPFPNKPKDPLGIQITAKQLIFILVGLIFFFIVVFLVGVYIGKKQVNIDIAKEDKTEISEPIASSPDTSANQTTVSNNNDTSSLASTVTTPSTDMASPAPQPDTPLQQSSTTPPVDNSPSNLPTTTDTTLPPTQTTMTSSTQNDTSPDSKPPVLDLSPITPPIDNGITNQTKDNSNTQPSTATTDATNKTKKEKTYSLQLSALSGKDAEKRAKEIVEKVSKKYNNQYQFKIQKVGPFIKIIAINFADEKKAREALNILSQEPDFKKAFIIKP; encoded by the coding sequence ATGCCTGATTTTAATCAAATTCCGTTTCCAAATAAACCAAAAGACCCATTAGGGATTCAGATAACTGCGAAGCAACTAATTTTTATATTGGTGGGCTTGATATTCTTCTTTATTGTTGTCTTTTTAGTAGGTGTATATATAGGAAAAAAACAGGTCAATATCGATATTGCTAAAGAAGATAAGACAGAGATTTCAGAACCAATAGCGTCTTCACCAGATACTTCTGCAAATCAAACAACTGTTTCCAATAATAATGACACATCTTCCTTAGCATCAACGGTAACTACACCATCTACTGATATGGCATCACCAGCACCTCAACCCGATACACCTCTTCAACAATCGTCAACAACTCCACCTGTAGATAATTCACCATCTAACTTACCTACTACAACAGATACAACGCTACCACCGACACAAACTACCATGACAAGTAGTACACAAAATGACACATCACCTGATAGTAAACCACCCGTGCTCGATTTATCTCCTATAACCCCTCCCATCGACAATGGTATTACAAATCAAACCAAAGACAACTCAAACACTCAACCATCTACTGCTACTACTGATGCTACAAATAAAACGAAGAAAGAAAAAACATATTCCTTACAGCTTTCAGCATTGAGCGGAAAAGATGCAGAAAAAAGAGCCAAAGAGATAGTTGAAAAAGTAAGCAAGAAATACAATAATCAATACCAATTTAAAATTCAAAAGGTGGGTCCATTTATAAAAATAATCGCTATCAACTTTGCTGATGAAAAGAAAGCACGAGAAGCCCTTAACATCCTCTCGCAAGAACCCGATTTTAAAAAAGCATTTATTATAAAGCCTTAA
- the rlmN gene encoding 23S rRNA (adenine(2503)-C(2))-methyltransferase RlmN, with the protein MNKTILTRLFPEEIAEAFGLELYRGRQIFRWLHDKHIFDIQEMTDLSKELRQRLTEQSIPCQSEVVHIQESHSSGTQKALIKYLDGQSVESVIIPHRRRITFCLSTQVGCPLRCAFCATGKVGFKRNLNAGEIVEQVLHLLSRVELGDKTPNIVYMGMGEPFWNYDEVIRSIKLIMHPLGINIGARKITVSTAGDVKGIMRFADEDWQVRLSISLHAGNDTLRSRLVPLNRKYPLDKLADAIHYYQKKTERMITFEYVLLGGVNDSLAHAQELLDYAKSFKCTINIIPWNPVPGLSFEPPKNEVCEVFLEFLTQNGLNATLRRERGQDIQAACGQLRRTMIEVEGLM; encoded by the coding sequence ATGAATAAAACAATTCTTACACGACTTTTTCCCGAGGAGATAGCAGAAGCATTTGGATTGGAATTGTATCGTGGAAGGCAGATATTTCGGTGGCTTCATGATAAGCATATTTTTGATATTCAGGAAATGACTGATTTATCTAAGGAGTTACGCCAGCGATTGACTGAGCAAAGCATCCCCTGTCAATCTGAAGTTGTACATATACAGGAAAGCCATTCGTCAGGGACTCAGAAAGCCCTTATCAAATATTTGGATGGTCAGTCTGTAGAATCGGTAATTATTCCACATCGCAGACGAATTACTTTTTGCCTTTCGACACAGGTAGGTTGTCCTCTACGATGTGCGTTCTGTGCTACGGGCAAAGTCGGATTTAAGAGGAATCTAAATGCAGGTGAGATAGTAGAACAAGTTTTGCATTTATTGTCACGAGTTGAATTAGGAGATAAGACACCTAATATTGTTTATATGGGGATGGGTGAACCTTTCTGGAATTATGATGAGGTTATACGAAGTATAAAACTGATTATGCACCCGTTAGGGATTAATATTGGGGCGAGGAAAATTACCGTGTCTACCGCAGGTGATGTTAAGGGCATTATGCGGTTTGCAGATGAAGACTGGCAGGTGCGACTGAGCATCTCTCTCCACGCTGGGAATGACACACTTCGCTCACGGTTAGTGCCCTTAAATCGCAAATATCCACTTGATAAATTAGCGGATGCCATCCATTATTATCAGAAAAAAACGGAACGCATGATTACTTTTGAATATGTTTTATTGGGCGGTGTTAATGATTCATTAGCCCACGCACAAGAACTTCTTGATTATGCCAAATCGTTCAAGTGTACAATAAATATTATTCCATGGAACCCTGTACCTGGACTTTCATTTGAACCACCCAAAAATGAGGTATGTGAAGTCTTTTTAGAATTTCTAACACAAAATGGACTTAACGCAACTTTACGAAGAGAGCGTGGTCAGGATATTCAAGCAGCGTGTGGTCAACTTCGTCGTACTATGATTGAAGTGGAAGGGCTTATGTAA
- the recA gene encoding recombinase RecA — MSSVPNPEESKAKSKALEIAVSQLERQYGRGTLMRLGDVRFTQGIKTISTGCLSLDIATGIGGLPLGRVVEIFGQEASGKTTLALHVVANAQKNGGVACYIDAEHALDSAFAEKIGVDINNLLVSQPDYAEQALDICENLVRSNAFDVIVIDSVAALVPKAEIEGEIGDQHMALQARLMSQALRRLTGAISRSKTLVIFINQVRDKIGVFFGNPEITTGGKALKFYASMRIDIRKVTSVKEKDIEIGNRVRAKVVKNKLSAPFRTAEFDILFEEGISYEGDLIDLGINEKIIQKSGAWFSYNGENIGQGKESARRYLKEHPEITEKLRNQILEKVGLLNPAETKET, encoded by the coding sequence ATGTCCTCAGTTCCAAATCCTGAAGAGTCAAAAGCAAAGAGTAAGGCATTAGAAATAGCGGTAAGTCAATTAGAACGGCAATATGGGCGTGGTACGCTTATGCGTTTGGGTGACGTGCGATTTACCCAAGGGATAAAAACTATCTCAACAGGTTGCTTATCGTTAGATATTGCGACGGGTATCGGTGGTTTACCATTGGGACGTGTTGTTGAAATTTTCGGTCAGGAAGCCTCTGGGAAAACCACACTTGCCCTGCATGTGGTGGCTAATGCCCAGAAAAATGGAGGTGTTGCCTGTTATATTGATGCCGAACATGCCTTAGATTCGGCTTTCGCTGAAAAAATTGGCGTTGACATTAATAACTTGTTGGTATCTCAACCTGATTATGCTGAACAAGCGTTAGATATTTGCGAAAATCTGGTAAGAAGTAATGCATTTGATGTAATTGTTATTGATTCCGTTGCTGCACTTGTCCCAAAAGCGGAAATAGAAGGAGAAATTGGTGACCAACATATGGCATTACAAGCACGCCTTATGTCGCAGGCACTGCGTAGACTTACAGGAGCCATCAGCCGTTCTAAAACGTTAGTCATCTTTATTAATCAAGTTCGCGATAAAATAGGTGTCTTTTTTGGCAATCCTGAAATTACGACAGGTGGTAAAGCCTTGAAATTCTATGCCAGTATGCGTATTGATATTCGTAAAGTTACCTCTGTAAAAGAAAAGGATATCGAAATAGGAAACCGTGTCCGTGCCAAAGTAGTCAAAAATAAATTAAGTGCTCCATTTCGTACTGCTGAATTTGACATCCTTTTTGAAGAAGGAATTTCTTATGAAGGAGATTTGATTGACCTCGGCATTAATGAAAAGATTATTCAAAAAAGCGGTGCATGGTTCTCTTATAATGGAGAAAATATTGGACAAGGAAAAGAATCTGCAAGAAGATACTTAAAAGAACATCCAGAAATAACCGAAAAACTTCGTAATCAAATCTTAGAGAAAGTTGGCTTATTAAATCCTGCTGAAACGAAGGAAACGTAA
- a CDS encoding class I SAM-dependent methyltransferase, protein MQRQPEPELMDDPLEAEAYSITDFSDVNEKFVEKLCSILPLSGELIAVDLGCGPGDITYRTFMRNEDWHIIGVDGSEAMLRFAQKQFGIRKPIWILSDAKFLPFADYSIDVVFTNSLLHHLLDPMPFWNEIKRIIKPNGFLFLRDLFRPISTEKAQEIVDTYAGDASSLLKKEYFRSLLSAFTPEEIQEQLSQCGLHFLTVERVTDRHVDVYGVMSEPNR, encoded by the coding sequence ATGCAGAGACAACCTGAACCCGAACTTATGGACGACCCATTAGAAGCAGAGGCATATTCGATAACTGATTTTTCTGATGTAAACGAAAAATTTGTAGAGAAATTATGTTCTATCCTTCCTCTGTCTGGAGAACTGATAGCAGTCGATTTGGGATGTGGTCCTGGCGATATTACGTATCGAACATTTATGAGAAATGAGGATTGGCATATTATAGGTGTAGATGGTTCAGAAGCAATGTTGAGATTTGCACAGAAGCAATTTGGAATTAGGAAGCCGATTTGGATACTTAGTGATGCTAAGTTCCTACCATTTGCTGACTATTCTATCGATGTAGTTTTTACAAATAGCCTATTGCATCATTTGTTAGACCCCATGCCCTTTTGGAATGAAATCAAGCGGATTATTAAACCTAATGGTTTCCTGTTCCTACGTGATTTATTCCGACCTATATCGACGGAGAAAGCCCAAGAAATTGTCGATACCTATGCTGGCGATGCATCAAGTCTATTGAAAAAAGAATATTTCCGTTCACTTTTATCTGCATTTACGCCTGAAGAAATTCAGGAACAACTATCTCAATGTGGACTTCATTTTTTAACCGTAGAACGAGTTACAGACCGCCATGTTGATGTTTATGGGGTTATGTCTGAACCGAATAGGTAG
- a CDS encoding AsmA-like C-terminal region-containing protein has protein sequence MKENFERDISKKVNGHLVIGKIIPNGLRGLRIDDIQFRMDYQGIQLQAEIPRTVVHVNWVNLFYREWSFDMIQIAQSDIKVNIKDPSFWENIRSEKNANSAIDLKDISFRVVGERNNIVIQGLIPEHEIQLKKFSFDCYRLSDSSEIRMKLDTTVSYLPEIPDETSLNLDLRFRSLEDFDLRAESNKILLSQIEKVVSFSDILYPEGAITPSLRVAGYPNQTLIIALEAPFEDIKVKSQNVPFQSITGEITALADLKLAEKRLRITTADITSEEFDGSLSGLIFLDKPTPELDITLEVRKIPLEDLITSFTQQQVEKYGNFVLTFDQLNNLRFGVKGTIKKPMLEALADVTNGTIQFNPNTDELPTIQARLELVKIGWVPEGQLPRGTLVLKDGIVEYRPLKIKVDNISATCILDTNELTIDSLSGIYNDSLMTLKGNYKIQEKTGIFTINGTLNGLENLPFIKKDDDVSLSGSATFQTTLHYTPEKISAQLNAELTSADIGYEWWFHKRIGVGATIPELKVDIIPKKSLIIDGIGQLESTPLNARFEYAYFNKKFNLRKVNITSSALDINTASKCLNIPYQGRGGVGKNGSFLWEKKGKNEKYGETMKISVDIDWASFLAKETEIPLEAKDVSVQAFIDERDPNNRTRMFTITAKEATIPPIGVKWLIPLRSKEEAEAERIRKKEPPGPPEYWTFVLNSEKITMLPWEGTNFKGIAYDRPDSSGLDRFSANVGNGTLEGSYSVSSPENVSVLKAQWKNIPVIYLVRHLNLPEAIEGECTGNVEYSLDLDDANTLSGKGSFQVVNGKVETDLFLSRFAPETSSTGIPTTLPFYSLKSDVTMEKDLIKTPNLQFRSEGLQIDGKGQFIIDGDMDYDLSFTFSPQLASQITVIRDSFNIRGHQIIQNLIQNPIQLGFRVHGPSFSPKGQVKELPPLGVTIVSGAAEITTEAFRVIDIPRRILVDLLKIGGSVIGSTTQPQTQK, from the coding sequence GTGAAAGAAAATTTTGAGCGAGATATTAGCAAAAAGGTTAACGGGCACCTTGTAATTGGCAAAATAATCCCAAATGGATTGAGAGGACTCCGCATTGACGACATCCAGTTTCGGATGGATTATCAAGGCATTCAACTTCAGGCGGAAATACCCCGCACCGTTGTCCATGTAAACTGGGTTAATCTATTCTATCGGGAATGGAGTTTTGACATGATTCAGATTGCCCAGTCTGATATAAAGGTAAATATTAAAGACCCATCATTTTGGGAGAACATTCGTTCTGAGAAAAATGCCAATTCCGCAATAGACTTAAAAGATATTTCTTTCAGAGTTGTAGGGGAACGAAATAATATTGTTATTCAAGGACTTATTCCTGAACATGAAATTCAACTCAAGAAGTTTAGTTTTGATTGTTATAGACTTTCTGATTCATCAGAAATTCGAATGAAGTTAGACACTACAGTATCATACCTCCCAGAAATTCCAGATGAAACGTCACTAAATTTAGATTTGCGTTTTCGTTCCCTTGAAGACTTTGATTTACGAGCGGAGTCCAACAAAATCCTTTTATCCCAAATAGAAAAGGTAGTATCATTCTCTGATATTTTGTATCCTGAGGGGGCTATTACCCCGTCCTTACGTGTTGCTGGGTATCCAAATCAAACTCTCATTATTGCATTAGAAGCACCCTTTGAAGATATAAAGGTAAAATCTCAAAATGTCCCATTTCAATCAATCACGGGTGAAATTACAGCATTGGCAGATTTGAAATTGGCAGAAAAACGATTACGAATAACAACCGCAGATATTACCTCTGAAGAATTTGATGGAAGTTTATCAGGTTTAATTTTCCTCGACAAACCTACTCCTGAATTAGACATAACTTTAGAAGTGCGGAAGATACCCTTAGAGGATTTAATCACCTCATTTACTCAACAGCAGGTAGAAAAATATGGAAATTTTGTTCTTACTTTTGACCAGCTGAATAATTTACGTTTTGGGGTCAAAGGAACAATAAAAAAACCTATGTTAGAAGCGTTAGCCGATGTAACAAATGGAACAATCCAGTTTAATCCTAATACCGACGAATTACCCACAATCCAAGCCCGACTTGAATTAGTTAAAATTGGTTGGGTTCCAGAAGGGCAACTTCCAAGGGGAACATTAGTCTTAAAGGATGGAATTGTTGAATATCGTCCATTAAAAATAAAAGTAGATAATATCTCAGCAACCTGCATTCTTGATACAAATGAACTGACTATTGATTCTTTATCTGGTATATATAATGATTCATTAATGACCTTAAAAGGAAACTATAAAATTCAGGAAAAAACTGGAATATTTACGATAAATGGTACTCTTAATGGGTTGGAAAATCTGCCATTTATAAAAAAGGATGATGATGTTTCACTTTCGGGCAGTGCTACATTTCAAACAACATTACACTATACACCTGAAAAGATTTCTGCTCAACTGAATGCGGAATTGACCTCTGCGGATATTGGCTATGAATGGTGGTTCCATAAACGAATTGGAGTAGGTGCAACTATCCCTGAGTTAAAGGTCGATATCATCCCAAAGAAATCTTTAATTATTGATGGTATTGGGCAATTAGAATCAACTCCACTGAATGCACGATTTGAGTATGCATATTTCAATAAAAAGTTTAATTTACGCAAAGTGAATATCACTTCCAGTGCTCTTGATATTAATACAGCAAGCAAGTGCCTAAACATCCCCTATCAGGGAAGAGGAGGAGTTGGCAAAAATGGCTCCTTCTTATGGGAAAAGAAAGGTAAGAATGAAAAGTATGGCGAAACTATGAAAATCAGTGTAGATATCGATTGGGCATCTTTTCTTGCAAAAGAAACTGAGATTCCATTAGAAGCGAAGGATGTATCTGTGCAGGCTTTTATTGATGAACGTGACCCGAACAACAGGACACGTATGTTTACAATTACCGCAAAAGAAGCAACAATACCGCCTATTGGTGTAAAATGGCTAATCCCACTTCGTTCCAAAGAAGAAGCAGAGGCAGAACGGATACGCAAGAAGGAACCACCTGGACCTCCTGAATATTGGACTTTTGTTCTAAATTCAGAAAAGATTACAATGCTTCCATGGGAAGGAACAAACTTTAAGGGTATTGCATATGATAGGCCGGATAGTTCCGGTTTAGATCGTTTTTCTGCAAATGTAGGAAATGGAACACTTGAAGGGAGCTACTCTGTGTCCAGCCCCGAGAACGTGAGCGTTCTTAAAGCACAATGGAAAAATATTCCTGTGATTTACCTTGTGCGACATCTAAATCTTCCCGAAGCGATTGAAGGTGAATGTACTGGAAATGTCGAATATTCACTTGATTTGGACGATGCAAATACACTCTCAGGCAAAGGTTCGTTTCAGGTTGTTAATGGGAAAGTAGAAACAGATTTGTTCTTAAGTAGATTTGCACCAGAGACATCTTCTACTGGAATACCTACAACGTTACCATTTTATTCACTGAAGAGTGATGTTACCATGGAGAAAGACCTTATAAAAACTCCTAATTTACAATTCCGTTCGGAAGGCTTACAAATAGATGGTAAAGGGCAGTTTATTATCGATGGTGATATGGACTACGATTTATCGTTTACATTTTCACCGCAGTTAGCATCGCAAATCACAGTAATTCGGGATAGCTTTAATATCCGCGGACACCAAATTATTCAGAATCTTATTCAGAATCCTATCCAATTAGGTTTCCGTGTCCATGGTCCTTCTTTTAGTCCTAAGGGGCAGGTGAAAGAATTACCCCCATTAGGGGTTACTATTGTAAGTGGTGCAGCAGAAATTACCACCGAAGCTTTCCGTGTTATCGATATCCCTCGTCGTATTTTAGTGGACCTACTTAAAATTGGTGGAAGTGTAATAGGAAGCACAACACAACCCCAAACTCAAAAGTGA
- a CDS encoding DUF2961 domain-containing protein translates to MKKNFILNTLFLFVLCFALGFTFSASVVAKTLAESLADEKDFTAHRISSYDRTGGNADGMQEQPIAIGETRTLAKIEGAGAITHIWVTISSKDPNHLKNLVLRMYWDGETNPSVESPIGDFFGLGHAQYYTYSSYPIQIGTSNALNCFWYMPFANGALVTITNEGTDVCGAFYYYVDYRQIGKVDTPLRFHAHYRQEYPCTEGTDYTFLEAKGRGHYVGVSLSIHNRADGWWGEGDDRFYVDGEEKPSLHGTGSEDYFCGAWCYGPAFSYLFFGCPLRGEHKRGEKWNVYRFHILDPVPFKESIRVTIEHGHANDRSDDFSSVAYWYQTEPHIPFEPLPAPEDRLPQSAPAQATHYEPGAIEIESGLLAFQNLDDTVVEQDLSGFGNEWSNGKQLWFKPEGPRNYVTTVDVPSDMAGDKKITLWYTKAPDYGKVELWLNSQKVAEWDGYNKDKVVRDSIQFKANVLAGQNKIELRIIGKNEQSTSYMAGLDCIKVE, encoded by the coding sequence ATGAAGAAAAACTTTATTTTAAACACATTATTTCTGTTTGTATTATGTTTTGCATTGGGTTTCACATTTTCAGCGTCAGTCGTTGCTAAGACTCTTGCAGAATCATTAGCAGATGAAAAAGATTTTACAGCACATCGGATATCAAGTTATGACAGGACGGGAGGTAATGCCGATGGTATGCAAGAGCAACCTATTGCCATTGGCGAAACAAGGACATTGGCAAAAATTGAAGGTGCAGGTGCTATTACCCATATATGGGTAACAATATCCAGTAAAGACCCAAATCATTTAAAGAACCTTGTATTGCGAATGTATTGGGACGGTGAAACAAATCCGTCCGTAGAGTCACCTATCGGGGATTTCTTTGGATTAGGACATGCCCAATACTACACGTACAGTAGTTACCCTATTCAGATAGGAACATCAAATGCTCTCAATTGCTTTTGGTATATGCCATTTGCCAATGGTGCGTTGGTTACTATCACAAATGAAGGGACAGATGTTTGTGGTGCTTTTTATTATTATGTAGACTATCGCCAAATAGGAAAAGTAGATACACCGTTACGTTTCCATGCTCATTACCGTCAAGAATATCCTTGCACTGAAGGAACCGACTATACTTTCCTCGAAGCAAAGGGGAGAGGACATTATGTAGGTGTTAGTTTATCCATTCACAATCGGGCAGATGGTTGGTGGGGCGAAGGTGACGACAGGTTTTATGTGGATGGCGAAGAAAAACCGTCTCTGCACGGCACAGGTTCCGAGGATTACTTCTGCGGTGCATGGTGTTACGGACCTGCATTTAGCTATCTTTTCTTTGGTTGTCCTTTGCGAGGAGAACATAAACGTGGTGAAAAATGGAATGTATATCGATTCCATATCCTTGACCCAGTCCCATTTAAAGAATCTATCCGTGTAACTATAGAGCATGGGCATGCAAATGACCGCTCTGATGATTTTAGTTCTGTTGCTTATTGGTACCAAACAGAACCACACATCCCGTTTGAACCATTACCTGCTCCTGAAGATAGACTTCCTCAATCTGCCCCAGCTCAAGCGACCCATTATGAACCTGGGGCAATTGAAATTGAAAGTGGATTATTAGCATTCCAGAATTTAGATGACACTGTAGTTGAACAGGATTTGTCAGGGTTTGGGAATGAATGGAGCAATGGAAAACAGTTATGGTTTAAGCCTGAAGGTCCGAGGAATTATGTAACCACTGTGGATGTCCCATCAGATATGGCAGGAGATAAAAAAATAACCCTGTGGTATACCAAAGCACCTGATTATGGAAAAGTAGAATTATGGCTTAATTCCCAAAAAGTAGCGGAATGGGATGGCTATAATAAAGATAAAGTAGTACGAGACTCTATTCAATTTAAAGCGAATGTCTTGGCTGGACAAAATAAAATTGAATTGAGAATTATTGGTAAAAATGAACAATCTACAAGTTATATGGCTGGATTAGACTGCATAAAAGTCGAATAA
- a CDS encoding lysophospholipid acyltransferase family protein produces the protein MRFPDIPYDSPYNFSFSQKIALTFLPSIIAIALKSLFSTCKWEVTNIECVHRIINTEKRIIIAIWHEHMAFGAHLFQGTNYHTLTSYSYDGELASRIVRRFGIEAVRGSSSRGGSDALNGLQKALEYTGCVGWTMDGPKGPRRIAKPGIAVLSARTRTPIVPMGAVINKAWHLNSWDSFPVPKPFAQIHVEFGEPIAPPDNESNEKIEQKRKEVETALNNLIRRLEGKTNIEIEG, from the coding sequence GTGAGATTTCCTGACATCCCATACGATAGCCCTTATAATTTCTCTTTTTCCCAAAAAATTGCATTAACATTCCTCCCGTCTATAATAGCCATTGCTTTGAAAAGCCTTTTTAGCACATGTAAATGGGAAGTAACAAATATTGAATGTGTTCACAGAATTATTAATACTGAAAAGCGAATCATTATTGCCATTTGGCATGAACACATGGCTTTTGGAGCACATCTTTTCCAGGGCACCAATTACCACACTCTTACAAGCTACAGTTACGATGGTGAACTCGCTTCAAGAATTGTACGCCGTTTCGGCATAGAAGCGGTTCGCGGTTCCAGTTCTCGCGGTGGAAGTGATGCACTAAATGGTTTACAGAAGGCTTTAGAATATACTGGTTGTGTTGGCTGGACAATGGACGGACCGAAGGGACCTCGACGTATTGCGAAACCAGGAATCGCTGTGCTATCAGCACGTACAAGAACACCTATTGTGCCTATGGGTGCAGTAATAAACAAAGCATGGCACTTGAATTCGTGGGATTCATTTCCCGTACCCAAGCCGTTTGCCCAAATCCATGTTGAATTTGGAGAACCTATTGCTCCACCAGATAATGAATCCAATGAAAAAATAGAACAAAAACGGAAAGAAGTAGAAACAGCATTAAATAATCTTATCCGTCGCCTTGAAGGCAAAACAAATATCGAAATTGAAGGGTAA
- the aat gene encoding leucyl/phenylalanyl-tRNA--protein transferase: MHKTIWLTAEDPFPPEHKWHGWVVAYGADLSPQRLLDAYRKGIFPWYSEGEPIRWCSPDPRAVLPTHLLHIPQRLWREWKRKPFEITADTSFHKVIHACARTPRKWEDGTWITSDMEQAYNRMHDLGYAHSIECWQDSQLVGGLYGLQLGPLFVGESMFYRKSNASKIAFLALCGFALIHNISLIDCQVFTEHLERFGVFEVPRKKYLSWLKVKLPEELPRHQWTFNYDDVNHALITLWNKQKEKSR, encoded by the coding sequence ATGCATAAAACAATTTGGCTTACAGCAGAAGACCCATTCCCACCAGAACATAAATGGCATGGCTGGGTAGTTGCGTATGGCGCAGATTTGAGCCCTCAACGATTGTTAGATGCCTACCGAAAGGGTATTTTCCCATGGTATAGTGAAGGTGAGCCAATTCGTTGGTGTTCCCCTGACCCACGTGCAGTCTTACCAACACATTTATTACACATTCCTCAACGGTTATGGCGAGAATGGAAAAGAAAACCGTTTGAAATAACAGCGGATACGTCTTTTCACAAAGTTATTCACGCATGTGCAAGAACCCCACGAAAATGGGAAGATGGGACGTGGATTACTTCTGATATGGAACAAGCATACAACCGAATGCATGATTTAGGTTATGCTCACTCAATTGAGTGCTGGCAAGACTCACAATTAGTCGGTGGATTATATGGACTTCAATTAGGTCCACTATTTGTGGGTGAATCCATGTTCTACCGAAAGTCAAATGCATCAAAGATTGCTTTTCTTGCTCTATGCGGATTTGCCTTAATTCATAATATTTCACTTATTGATTGTCAGGTGTTTACAGAGCATTTAGAACGGTTTGGAGTTTTTGAAGTACCACGAAAAAAATATTTGAGCTGGCTTAAAGTAAAATTGCCCGAAGAATTACCTCGCCATCAATGGACATTTAATTATGATGATGTTAATCATGCTCTAATTACTCTATGGAACAAACAAAAAGAAAAGAGTAGATGA
- a CDS encoding 2-dehydropantoate 2-reductase — MSKSYSVSVVGPGALGCLFAGKLAKAGFRVHLIDHKQDRITRLTKNGIEIHEGDKIETYHVHITSHIPAGQDLIIILVKSYSTASLVLPQDTIILTLQNGLGNVEILCKKTNAERILAGTTTESATLLEEGKTKHTASGVTVLGSWTTAPVKIALDILEQAGFKIEITNSPGQVIWEKTVINAGINPLTAILNVPNGALLKIREARELLRELVAEASKVAGTEGYRFSRSMIEYAEETCELTANNISSMLQDIRNGRKTEIEAISGEIMRRGTSAFLTTPRTRTVYQLVRSLEQREIS; from the coding sequence ATGAGTAAATCTTATTCAGTTAGTGTAGTAGGGCCGGGAGCATTAGGTTGCTTGTTTGCAGGAAAATTAGCAAAAGCAGGTTTTCGTGTTCATCTCATAGACCATAAACAAGACCGTATCACACGTCTAACAAAGAATGGAATAGAAATTCATGAAGGGGACAAAATCGAAACATACCATGTTCATATTACATCCCATATTCCAGCAGGACAGGACCTTATTATTATTTTGGTCAAATCATATTCGACAGCCTCTCTGGTTCTTCCTCAGGATACAATCATCTTGACATTACAAAATGGACTTGGGAATGTAGAGATATTATGTAAAAAGACCAATGCAGAACGGATACTCGCTGGTACGACAACAGAATCTGCCACACTTTTAGAAGAAGGCAAAACGAAACATACCGCTTCTGGCGTCACCGTTTTAGGTAGTTGGACAACAGCCCCTGTCAAAATAGCATTGGACATACTTGAACAAGCTGGATTCAAAATTGAAATAACAAATAGCCCTGGGCAGGTAATATGGGAAAAAACAGTTATCAATGCTGGTATCAATCCTCTAACAGCCATTCTTAATGTTCCTAACGGGGCTCTCCTAAAGATTCGTGAAGCCCGTGAACTTTTACGGGAACTTGTTGCTGAAGCTTCAAAGGTTGCAGGAACAGAGGGGTATCGTTTCTCGCGGAGTATGATAGAATATGCGGAAGAAACCTGTGAGCTCACTGCAAACAATATCTCATCAATGTTACAGGACATCCGTAATGGACGAAAAACAGAAATAGAAGCCATTAGCGGAGAAATTATGCGTCGTGGAACCTCAGCCTTCTTAACTACGCCGCGAACAAGAACTGTATATCAACTTGTTCGGAGTTTGGAACAACGTGAGATTTCCTGA